In Paenibacillus durus, the DNA window TATCTTTAGTTTCTCCAATTCAGCAGGGTTTAAATATTTGAAGCTCCCGTGATAATCACCCCCGGTCGTTTGCATCCGCTCACGCTCCATCGATTTGTTGATACTTAGGGCCATAGTGAATACGGCGGTAATCAAAAGTGTAGTCAGTATGATGGCACAAATGATTGTGAGATTACGGGCGGGGTTGGCTTTGAGGCTTTTTTTGGCGAGATGGGAGATGGCCTTGCGATTGTTCGTGCTGATCATGGCTGGCTCACCTCGGAGCTTTGGGCATGGCCAGAGACGATGGTGCCGTCTTCAATACGGATAATCCGGTCCGCGGTCTGGGCAATTTGTTCATTATGCGTAATCATCACGATGGTTTGATTGAATCTTTCGCTCATCTGTTTTAGCAGAATAAGTACTTCCTGGCTTGTTTTGCTGTCCAGATTGCCTGTCGGCTCGTCCGCCAGGATAATGAATGGTTTGGTAGCCAAAGCTCTGGCGATCGCAACCCGCTGCTGCTGGCCGCCGGACAGATTCGAAGGCAGATTGTTCACCTTTTCCTGCAGGCCCAAAGTGCGGATGACCAGATCGAGATAGGCTTCGTCTATTTTGCCTCCGTCCAGCTCGATGGGTAATACGATGTTCTCCCGTACATTCAGAATGGGAACCAGATTGTAGTTCTGAAAGACGAAACCTACCGATCTGCGCCGGAAAATGGTCAGCTTCTCGTCACTCATCGCAAAAATATCGTTCCCGTCCACATAAACCTTGCCTTCAGTGGCCCGGTCCAGTCCGCCAAGTATATGCAGGAGCGTGCTTTTGCCGCTGCCGCTGGTGCCGACGATGGCGACAAATTCCCCCTTTTCCACGGTTAGTGATATGCCGTCCAGAGCCTTAACGGTAGTGGAGCCTTTTCCATAATGCTTTTTCAAATGTTCAATTTGTAAAATAGGCATAACTTTTCTCCCCCAATGAGATTTATCTGTTCACCGTCTAAGGGTACCAAATCAATCTAACCGGAGCGTGTCTGTAATCTGACGGTAATGACACATTTCGGTTCACAGCTAGGGGAAAAAGAGTGAGAACACTGTGCCTTTACCAGACTCCGAGGTTACTTTGATATGACCGCCTTGTGCTGTAATAATCTCCCGCGCCAGAAACAGCCCGATCCCGACGCCTTCGGCTTCACGCGCCTGTTGTCCCCGATAAAACCGTTTGAAAATATGAGGCAGTTCCTCCTTGCCGATTCCGATTCCCGTATCGGAGATATCCACGCGGGTGAACATTTCATTGCTCTCAGCGGTGATTTGAATGCTTCCGGTTGGCTTTGTGTATTTCACGGCATTCTCTAACAAGTTGAAAAGCGCTTCGCTTGTCCACTTGGCATCGTGACGGGCGGTGAGTTGCGCAGTGCAGTCAATCCGAATCTCGATTTGTTTGCTTTCCGCCAGAACATACACTTGAGACAGCGCCTTAGTGATGGTCTGCAAGAGCGGCTTTGCTTCGATCTGCAGCGAGATCATCCCGGTTTCCAGCCGTGACAGCTTGATCAAAGACTGGATAAGCCAATCCAACTTGTCCGATTGTACTTTTATGTCCTTTACATAATGCCGCGCCTCCTCGTCCAGCCCCGGTAGTTCCTCCAGCAACTGGCTGTAGACTATGATATTGGAGAGGGGAGTCTTGGCCTGATGGGAAATGTCGGAAATCAGCGTTTTGATTTTATTTTTCTCGATTTGAATAGTTTGCTCATTTGCTTTGGAGACGCTTATGTATCGCAGGAGTTTATGTTCCATGGAAGAAAGAGCCGTCTCTTCATAATTGGTGACAGGCCCCCGGCCCTGAATCGCCGCATCAATTACTGCATCCACTGTCTGAATATACTTTGCAATACGGCGGGTCCATAACCATACCCACGCGGCTCCAAGTGCCAGCATACAGATTATGAAAAGAACAGAGAGTCCCAGCAGCGCAGGGTCAATTCCTTTAATAATGATAATTCTGCCGGTATACACGGATACAAGAAATATAACAAGGATGGAGAATATAAGGTTGATTTGTTTGAAATACTTGGCCTGTTTCATTGTCATCATGGGTGTTGTCCTTCTGTCCACATGTAGCCCAATCCGTAGACTGTTTTAATATATCTTGGAGAAGAAGGCTCGTCTTCAAGTTTGGATCGAAGCCGTTTGATTGCCACCGTCAATGCATTTTCATCGACAAATTCAGCATCTTGAGACCACGTTTTGTCTATTAACTGCTCTCTGGTCAAAATGTTGCCCGTGTTAGCGACCAAAACTCTCAACAGTTTTTGCTCCGTTTTGCTGAGGATCAAAGGGCGGCCATGTTTGTAGTACTCCATTTTCCCAAAATCCAAAAAAAATGGACCTATCGCCACCGTATCTTTCCTGTAGGGATCGGTCCGTCTCAGAACGGCCATCACCCTGGCCCGCAGCACCATCAGGCTGAACGGCTTGGTGATATAATCATCGCCACCCAGCCCGAAGCCGGTCACAATGTCGGACTCCATATCGTTGGAGGTGAGGAAAATAACAGGCACCTGTGAGGTCCTGCGGAGCTGCTCGCAGTAATCCAGTCCGCTGCCGTCCGGCAGGTTGATGTCCAGAATAATGAGATCGATTTTATGTGATGTCATAATCTGCTTGGCCGCAGCTAAATCGTAAGCCTGATGGATGGTTAGATCATTCTGGGAAAGGGTGAGCGCAATTCCTTTGTTTAAGCTGCGGTCATCTTCGACGATTAATAAGGTTTTCACGGTGACCTCCTTCATCTTTTTGTCTCACAAAATATTTTCCTGTCCAATGATAGCATATACAACAAACATCATACTGGAGAATACAGGAATTAGTATGTGACGGATGAAAATCCAGATTTTTGAAACCAAACGGTCTTTAATCACGTTTATTTTAGTAAGGATTAGCCTGGGCGGGAGGAGAAGGATATGTACACACTGTACTTAAGCTGTCTGGTGCTGGGAATATTGTTTGCCTTCGTCAGTTTGCTGGCAGGTGATTTGATCGGGCATGCGCTTGGAGGAATGCTGGATTTTCTTTCCTTCGATTTGCTCAGCCCCTCGGTTCTGGCCGGAGGAATAACCGTTTTTGGCGGCGCGGGTATTCTGCTGACCAGGTACAGCGGGCTTGCGGACGGGGCAGTTCTTGTCCTGTCTCTTCTGATATCCGCCTTTATGAGCGTGCTGCTGTATATGGGTTTTGTGAAGCCGATGGACAAAAGCGAAGTGTCCACCGGCTTCTCCATGAGAGAGCTTCCCGGCAAAATTGGCGAAATCAGCGTTCCCGTTCCCGCGCAGGGCTTCGGCGAGGTTATGGTGAGATTCGGCGCCGCGAATACCCTGCATACGGCTGCAAGCTTTGACCGCCGCCCGCTAACTGCTGGAACCAAAGTGGTTGTCGTGGAAGTCAGCGAAGGCGTCGCGTTCGTATCCGAACTAGAATAACGAAGAGGAGAGGATTTGTATTGTTTGGTTTGCCTGATTTTTTATTAATTCCTGTGGTAGTCATTGCTGTCTTGATTGTTCTTGGCCTGGCCTTCTGGGCGCGCTACAGAACGGTCGGTCCGGACGAGGCGATGATCGTGACTGGCTCTTTCCTGGGCAGCAACCATATTTCCGACGACGGCTCTGGCAGGAAGATCAAAATTGTTCGCGGCGGAGGGGCATTTATCTTACCGGTATTTCAGAAAGCCGAATTCATGTCGCTGCTGTCCCATAAGCTCGATGTAACGACACCGGAGGTCTATACGGAGCAAGGG includes these proteins:
- a CDS encoding ABC transporter ATP-binding protein translates to MPILQIEHLKKHYGKGSTTVKALDGISLTVEKGEFVAIVGTSGSGKSTLLHILGGLDRATEGKVYVDGNDIFAMSDEKLTIFRRRSVGFVFQNYNLVPILNVRENIVLPIELDGGKIDEAYLDLVIRTLGLQEKVNNLPSNLSGGQQQRVAIARALATKPFIILADEPTGNLDSKTSQEVLILLKQMSERFNQTIVMITHNEQIAQTADRIIRIEDGTIVSGHAQSSEVSQP
- a CDS encoding sensor histidine kinase is translated as MMTMKQAKYFKQINLIFSILVIFLVSVYTGRIIIIKGIDPALLGLSVLFIICMLALGAAWVWLWTRRIAKYIQTVDAVIDAAIQGRGPVTNYEETALSSMEHKLLRYISVSKANEQTIQIEKNKIKTLISDISHQAKTPLSNIIVYSQLLEELPGLDEEARHYVKDIKVQSDKLDWLIQSLIKLSRLETGMISLQIEAKPLLQTITKALSQVYVLAESKQIEIRIDCTAQLTARHDAKWTSEALFNLLENAVKYTKPTGSIQITAESNEMFTRVDISDTGIGIGKEELPHIFKRFYRGQQAREAEGVGIGLFLAREIITAQGGHIKVTSESGKGTVFSLFFP
- a CDS encoding response regulator transcription factor, which gives rise to MKTLLIVEDDRSLNKGIALTLSQNDLTIHQAYDLAAAKQIMTSHKIDLIILDINLPDGSGLDYCEQLRRTSQVPVIFLTSNDMESDIVTGFGLGGDDYITKPFSLMVLRARVMAVLRRTDPYRKDTVAIGPFFLDFGKMEYYKHGRPLILSKTEQKLLRVLVANTGNILTREQLIDKTWSQDAEFVDENALTVAIKRLRSKLEDEPSSPRYIKTVYGLGYMWTEGQHP